A single window of Gadus morhua chromosome 22, gadMor3.0, whole genome shotgun sequence DNA harbors:
- the LOC115536020 gene encoding mucin-5AC-like: MDQELTQPDKQKPHWTNNYYSWHNYHHSWTKNNHNWTKNYHTTPASTTSGPATTTSSPTSTTAAQITTTASPITTTANPINTTAGPSATIAGPTTTTAGPSTKTSSPTTTTAGPTTTTAIRTSTTAGPTSLIAFPITITAGQTKTAGPSTTTAEPTTTTATAGPMTSTADSTTSTAGQTTTSADPTTTTTTSGPTTTTMPNYKHCWPICIHSRPNYHSWPNYSHSWSNNYHSWTNNNNSWPNDCHSWNNIKHTWQNNYNYSWPIYNQSWPDCKHSWPN; this comes from the exons atggacCAAGAACTAACGCAGCCGGACAAACAGAAACCTCA ctggaccaacaactactacaGCTGGCACAACTaccaccacagctggaccaagaACAACCACAACTGGACCAagaactaccaca CTACCCCAGCAAGTACGACATCTGGCCCAGCAACTACCACATCTAGCCCAACTTCAACAACAGCTGCCCAAATTACCACCACAGCTAGCCCAATAACAACCACAGCAAACCCAATAaataccacagctggaccatcAGCTACCatagctggaccaacaactaccaccgctggcCCAAGTACCAAAACATCAAGccccacaacaaccacagctggaccaacaactacaacagctATCCGAAcatctaccacagctggaccaacttCTCTAATAGCTTTCCCAATTACAATAACAGCTGGCCAAACTAAAACAGCTGGACCATCAACAACCACGGCtgaaccaacaactaccacagct ACAGCTGGCCCAATGACTAGCACTGCTGACTCAACTACATCCACGGCTGGCCAAACTACAACCTCAGCTGACCCAACTACAACTAC AACTACATCTGGCCCAACTACCACCACAATG CCAAACTACAAGCACTGCTGGCCCATCTGTATCCACAGCAGAcccaactaccacagctggcccaacTACAGCCATAGCTGGagcaacaactaccacagctggaccaacaacaacaacagctggcCAAATGACTGCCACAGCTGGAACAACATCAAACACACCTGGCAGAACAACTACAACTACAGCTGGCCCATCTACAACCAAAGCTGGCCCGACTGCAAACATAGTTGGCCAAACTAA